The DNA region TGGCGGCGCGATATTCAATGTCAATGGCACTGTAAATGTTAAAAGCTCCAGGTTTTGCAATAACTCTGCTAAGGGTGACGGGGGAGCGATATATTCCGGTGCTAAATTGAATATTGAGGATTCTGAGCTTTCACATAACTATGCGGGAGGTTCGGGCGGTGCGATTTACGATAACAGGGGAGAAATTAATATCGCTGAATCTGTATTGTCCGACAATGAATCAAAGGGAATCTTTGGTGGCGGCGCGATACACAAGAATAGGGGCGATTTGGATATTGTTTCCTCAAAATTATTGAATAACTGGGCTAAAAGCGATGGGGGAGCCATATTCAGCATTGACGGAAACGTAAGCATAACTGAATCTGAATTGTCCAAAAACGTATCCGAAGCATGTGGCGGAGCTATCTGTGACGGCGGAACGCTAAAGGTGGAATCTTCGGATTTTTCAGATAACTCTTCAAAAAACGGTGATGAAGACATATTTACGAAATGATAATTTGACTGGTGATAAAGATGAATCGTGATTTGATAGGATATTTGCTTGGATTTGTTATTTTCATAATAGGAATTCCTTATGTGATGTATCTCGCATCGGGAAGTCCGGGTTATGACCAGATTGGATTGATACGCATTCTGCTTTTTATAATTTTTGCAATTGTAGGCATTGAATTAAGCGTTTGGTCAATCATTTACATGAATGATGTAGGAAACGGCAATCCTTTTGACGCTTTCAATCACGAAGTCGCACCGAGAACCACCCAGTTAATGACTGGCGGGCCTTATGCTATTTGCAGAAATCCTATGCTTCTGGGAGTTTTCATCTATCATATTGGGGTTCTAATAGCTCTTTTATCCGTCGGTGCATTCATAATTCTTTTGATTGAAATCATAATCATGAACATTCAGGTTAAAAAGGAAGAGCAACGCTTAATGCAGGATTTCGGATGGGAATATGAGGAATACGTCA from Methanobrevibacter millerae includes:
- a CDS encoding pectate lyase-like adhesive domain-containing protein encodes the protein MDELIHGGAKEIVLTSDIVLGEDEESDYPEGINLDVDGLVIDGNGHSIDACSKTRIFYNTAKDVTIKNIALKNAVVAIYNFYGVLSIFDSELSDNTSNLAGAAIYNNWGELNINDSVLSDNASECHGGAIFNVNGTVNVKSSRFCNNSAKGDGGAIYSGAKLNIEDSELSHNYAGGSGGAIYDNRGEINIAESVLSDNESKGIFGGGAIHKNRGDLDIVSSKLLNNWAKSDGGAIFSIDGNVSITESELSKNVSEACGGAICDGGTLKVESSDFSDNSSKNGDEDIFTK
- a CDS encoding methyltransferase family protein, coding for MNRDLIGYLLGFVIFIIGIPYVMYLASGSPGYDQIGLIRILLFIIFAIVGIELSVWSIIYMNDVGNGNPFDAFNHEVAPRTTQLMTGGPYAICRNPMLLGVFIYHIGVLIALLSVGAFIILLIEIIIMNIQVKKEEQRLMQDFGWEYEEYVRNSNRFFPKKMWL